The DNA window CCACCAGGAATGCGCCGGGGCCGACGAACCAGATGAGGACGGCTGCTGCAACCGCGATGCCAAGGTTGGTGGTCATCGATGACACCCAGGGCGTCAGGCCGCCGCGCATCATGCCGACGGGCAGCCTTTGCTCGAAGATGAACAGCCAGATCGGCCCGAGCCCGAACATCACCAGCGGGTGGCGATAGAGACGATAGGCAAGGCGGCCGCGCCATGACATTTGCCGGTATTCGGCAACGGTCAGCGTCCTGATGTCGCCCATGCCGCGTTCGTCAAGATTGCCGGCGCTGGCGTGGTGTGTCGCGTGCGCGCGCCGCCAGCAGTCGTAGGGCGTCAGCGTCAGGATGCCGAGCGCGCGGCCGATCCAGTCGTCCGCGTAGCGATTGGCGAAGAAGGAGCCGTGGCCGCAATCGTGCTGGATCATGAAGATGCGCACCAGAAACCCGGCCGCGGGAAGGATCAGGACCAGCCCCCACCAATGGCCATAGGCATAGGCCGCCGAGGACAATCCCCAGAGTATGGCGAACGGAATGAGTGTGATGGCGAGTTCGATGGTGCTGCGGCGCCTGTCAGGCTTCTTGTAGCGCGCCAGAATCTTCAACCAGGCGCGCTTGCTGTTGGCGACCGCCTCAGGGGAAATCATGTTCATCAGGAAGCATAGGCGGGGCGCTCCGCCACTGCAAGACGACAATCACGCAAAATTACTGTGCGTAATTGTCGCGTGGCCTGGCGGCCGAGCCAGACAACCGCCAGCTCGATCCCGCTCGATGCACTCCCTGAGCGACCGGCTCAAGCCGACCGCTCTGAGCCCGATGCTCCTAATCGCGTTCGAGGATCGGACAGCCGCGTTCGGTTCCAAAAGTCACGCGCACGCGCTCGCCACCCTGTCTGCCGCGGACAGTGATCTCCCGGCGGCCGACGGACTCTATCCTGGCACGGCGGATACCCATTCGGTCCGCCTTGTCGAGGGCCCGGTCTTCGGTGCAGCCGCGTGATTGACGGCGGTCGCGCCGGTAGTAGCGTTCGGTGTCTTCACAATCGTTGTAGTTGGGATCGCAATCTTCCAGGAGCTTCAGCCGCGGGCCGTGTTTGCCCAATTCCAGCTGCAGACTCTCTGCCTGTGCCGGAAAGGCCATCAATGCAACGGCGCCGAGGCCGACCAGCGCCGACAGCAATGAATTGATCGAAACCTTGCGCACTACGTCCTCCATGTGAACCACAACGCATCCATCAATAGACGGTTCGGTTCTCTCAGGCCATTGCCGATAGAGGTTTGTTGCCAAGATTGGCCGTTGCGTTACCGCCTGCGCCAGCCGACGTCACCGTTCTCCGCGCCTTCGAGGCGGTCGAGCAATTCTCTGAATCGGTCAGGGATGTCGGCCTCGGTGCGGAAGGCCGGCAAGGTGCGCATAAAGCGCGTCACCGCCTCGGCGCCGAACTGGCGTCTGACTTCGGCGGCCAGCCCTTCGGCCTTTTCACTCTTGTTGCGGGTCATCATCTCAAAATCCTGTATCGGCTTCGAAACTCCTCCAGCTAGGGAATGGTTCCCCCATCACGCCTTTGTGGCAAGCAAAGCCGGCGGTTAGGGTAAAATTTGAATTAAAATCGAAATGTCTTGCCCATCACTGCCCAGCCCTGACTGGCCACCTCCACAATCGCTTACCCCTTGATTTTTGGCTGCCAAACCTCGATATCGGGCACAAAATCCACATCATTCGAGATTGACGGGAAACGGCGATGAGCGACCAGGCAAAAGACGAACGCGCGCCCGATGAAGTCGAGGCAACCGAGGCCACTGCCGAGCGCACGGAAGGCAGCATCGACGGCGACTATGAAGCCCTTGTGCGGCTGCTGAAGGAAAACGAAGAGCTGAAGGACCGCGCGCTGCGCGTGGCGGCCGAGATGGAAAACCTGCGTCGCCGCACGGCGCGCGACGTGCACGACGCGCGCACCTACGCGGTCGCGAATTTCGCGCGTGACATGCTGTCGGTGTCGGACAATCTGCGCCGCGCGCTGGACGCTATCCCCGCAGAGGCCAAGGCATCGGGTGACGCCGGCTTCAAGGCCCTGATCGAAGGCGTCGACTTGACCGAGCGCGCCATGCTGTCGGCGCTGGAACGGCATGGGGTCAAGAAGCTCGCGCCTGAAGGCGAGAAGTTCGATCCCAATTTCCACCAGGCGATGTTCGAAGTGCCCAACCCGGATGTTCCGGCCAATACGGTGGTCCAGGTCGTGCAGCCGGGCTATTCGATCGGCGACCGCGTGCTGCGTCCGGCCATGGTTGGCGTCGCCAAGGGCGGTCCGAAGCTTGCCGCCGCTGAAGCGCCGGTCGAGCCGGGGCCGGTGAACGAGCAGGCTGAGAAGGATGCGTGAGGTAGGGGAATAGGGAATAGGCAGTAGGCATTAGGCATTAGGCATTAGGGAAACTAGGGCAGTCGTATCAATCGCGCGGCTTCGTGCTATGCCTACTGCCTAATCGCTAATCGCTAATCCCTAATTCCTAATTCCTACTGCCTCATGTCCATGAACCCCATCGCGCTTCTCGACTATGCCGGTGTCGCCGTCTTCGCGGCGACCGGGGCGCTTGCGGCTTCGCGCAAGCAGCTCGACATTATCGGCTTCCTGTTCCTGGCCAGCGTCACCGGGATAGGCGGCGGCACGCTTCGCGACGTCATCCTCAACCTGCCGGTTTTCTGGGTCGCCAACTCCGGCTATGTGCTGATCTGCGCCGTGGTTGCGGTGCTGGTCTTCTTCAGCGCGCATCGTGTCGAATCGCGCTGGAAATGGCTGCTCTGGCTCGACGCCATCGGGCTCGCCGCCTTTTCGGTGATGGGCGCGGCCAAGGGACTTGCGATTACCGGTTCGCCTGTCGTCTCCGTCATCACCGGCGTGCTCACCGCCACTTTCGGCGGCATTCTGCGCGATCTCCTTGCCGGCGAGCCATCGGTGCTGCTCAGGCCCGAAATCTACGTCACGGCAGCCCTTGCGGGTGCCGGCCTCTACACACTTGGCGATCTTGCCGGACTGCCGCCGCTCGCCTCGGACCTCGCCGGCTTTGCGGCGGCGTTCCTTGTGCGTGGCGGCGCGCTCAAATTCGGCTGGTCGTTTCCGTCCTACAAGAGCCGACCCGGCCGGCGGCCGGAAGATATTCCGTGAAGAGAGGGAATAGTCAGTAGTCACAAGAGCGTGAATCGTGGCGTCTTCACTACTGCCTACTGCCTACTGCCTACTGCCTACTCACGCAGCGAAGCGCTGGGCTTCCCCGCCATAGTAGTTGACGTAGCGGGCGCCGATTTCCTTGACCGGCATGACGACGAAGACGTCGACCGTCGAGAATTCGCGGTCGATGACGCAGCCGTCACCGATGCGGGCGCCGACGCGCAGATAGCCCTTGACCAGAGGCGGCATCGCAGCGATCGCCGCCTTGGCATTGACGGCCTCGATCGGCATCAGATCCATCGAGCAGTAGCGCCCGGACACCGCGCGCACATCCCAGGCCGAATTCGTCCGGCAGTGATGGGCGAGGTAGGTGAGCGCCTCGGCATGCGCCGCCGGCACGGTGCCGTGGAAGGACGCGCAACCGGTCATCACACCGATCTCGTAGTGGTTGATGTAAGCCCAGATGCCTTGCCACAGCGCCTCGATGGTGCGCTTCGAGCGGTATTCCGGCAAAACGCAGGAGCGGCCGAGCTCGAGAAAACGCTGGCCGGGGTGACGGGCGATGAGCTTGGTCAGCTCAAATTCACCTTCCGAATAGAACCCTCCGGCCGTGGCCGCGATTTCTTGCCGCAGCAGCCGGTAGGTGCCGACGATGCGGCGATGTTCGGGGCCGGAAAGCGTGGTGTCCAAAACCAGCAGATGGTCGCAGAGCGGATCGAACCGGTCGGCGTCACGGCGGTCATGGGCCTGGACGAGGTCCTTCCTGGCGCCAAGTTCGTCGTAGAACACCCGGTAGCGCACTTCCTGCGCGGCCGCGATCTCGGCCTCGTTGCGAGCGAGCCGCACTTCAAGATTGCCTATACGGCCGAGTGCCGCGCCCTTTATGACGGAATCGACGTTACGTCCGGCAAGCAAGGCGCTGCTGGCGTTCGGCCGAGTGTCACATTCCGGCATAACTGTATGCACGAGTGATTCTCCTTCGAGCCATCCCTCTTGGCACGGGGATACGGTGTAGGTGCAACAGGATTGTGACAGTACCGTGATACGACGTCGTGGGCAATACTTCGTCGGCTGGCGAATACGATCAACCGGCTACGTTTACGTGAGCGCGCGGCGCGGAATGGACGGCGGAAAGCTCAGGCCGCGACGACCTGCCCCTCGACGGCATTGACCAGCGCCTCGGGGTCGAGCGGCTTGGTGACAAAGCCGCTGGCGCCATGAGCGAGCACCGCATGGCGGGTCTTTTCCTGGCTGTCAGCCGACAGCACCATGATCGGCACCGGCGACACGGCGGTTTCTTCTTCATGGCGGCGGATGGCGGCAATCGCGTCCAGCCCGTCCATGACCGGCATATGCAGATCCATCAAAACCACGTCGAAGCGGTCCCTGTGACCGGCGCCGGTGACAGCCTCGACGGCGGCCTTGCCATTGCCGACCACCTTGACGCGATGCCCAGCCTTCAACAGCGTGGCACGCGCCAGCATGGCATTGATGTCATTGTCCTCGGCGATCAGCACCGACAGGCCCCGCTGGCGGTTGCCAACGGCGCGCAGCGTCGGCGCGCCGCGCTTTTCCGGCTGCGGCTGGGCGAGGCTGGGGGCATGGCTGCTCAAAAGCACACGCAGAAGCGTTCCGCCACGCACCGGCCTGGCCAGGAAGGTCGCGTAGCCGCTGGCGCGGAACTCGCCAAGCATGCCGCGGTCGGTCGGCGCGATCAGCGTGATGGCCTCGCAGTCGGAGAAACCGCTCTGACGCAGGCGCTTGAGCAGCCTTCCGTCGCTTTCTTCCATGGCCGCATCGACCAGAATCACATCGCAGCCGGCGGCGAAGGGCGCGGCCTGTGCGGCGGTGGTGGCGACGTCGACTGCGCCGCCATTGGCGCGGATGGTGCGGGCGATGGCCTCGGCCTCGACGGCGTTTTTCGACAGGATCACCGCGCGCCTGCCCACGAGCGCGTTCTGGCGGCCCTGTGGCGCTTCGGTGGCCGCTATCGCCGGGATTTCGAAGACGAACTCGGATCCCTGGCCGAGCCGGCTGGATACCGAAATCGTGCCGCCCATGGCGGCCACCAGGCGCCTGGAGATGGCAAGGCCGAGGCCGGCCCCGCCATGCGTGCGCGTCGACGTGCCGTCGGCCTGCTCGAACTCCTCGAAAATGCGATCCAGGTCCTCATCATGCAAGCCCGGACCGGTATCGGCGATGGTGAAGCATACGCGGTCGCTGGTTTCGGTGCGCGCGCGTGCGATGCTCACCAACACGCCGCCGCTGTCAGTGAACTTGATGGCGTTGCCGATAAGGTTGAGCAGCACCTGCCTGACCTTGCCCGGATCGGCGGTGATCAACTGCGGCACGTCGGGTTCGACATGGCAGCCCAGCCCGATACCCTTGGCGAAGGCGCGCGCGGCCAGCAACTCGATGATGTTGTCGGCGATCTCGCGCACCGACATCGGCTGCGGCTCCGGGTCGAAGCGCCCGGCTTCGATCTTGGAGTAGTCGAGAAGATCCTCGATCAGGGCAAGCAATGCGCTGGCCGAAGTCGAGACGGCGCCGACATAGGTCTGCTGCTCCGGCGACAGGCTGGTGTCGGCCAGCAACCTGGCCATGCCCATGATGCCGTTCATCGGCGTGCGAATCTCATGGCTGACGGTGGCGAGGAAGCGCGATTTGGCCTGGCTGGCGTATTCGGCCCGCTCACGTGCGGTGATCAGCGAGGATTCGGCGCGTTTGCGGGCGGTGATGTCGCGAGCGATCGCGCGATGCGAAACCGCATCGCTGTCCTTGTC is part of the Mesorhizobium loti genome and encodes:
- a CDS encoding fatty acid desaturase, which codes for MNMISPEAVANSKRAWLKILARYKKPDRRRSTIELAITLIPFAILWGLSSAAYAYGHWWGLVLILPAAGFLVRIFMIQHDCGHGSFFANRYADDWIGRALGILTLTPYDCWRRAHATHHASAGNLDERGMGDIRTLTVAEYRQMSWRGRLAYRLYRHPLVMFGLGPIWLFIFEQRLPVGMMRGGLTPWVSSMTTNLGIAVAAAVLIWFVGPGAFLVVHLPIVILAGSAGIWLFYVQHQFEETEWAKDADWEFQHAALHGSSYYDLPPVLNWFTGNIGVHHVHHLSAKVPCYRLQEVLRDYPELRSIGRVTLLESLRCVKLALWDENRRKLVSFREARLAA
- the grpE gene encoding nucleotide exchange factor GrpE, with the translated sequence MSDQAKDERAPDEVEATEATAERTEGSIDGDYEALVRLLKENEELKDRALRVAAEMENLRRRTARDVHDARTYAVANFARDMLSVSDNLRRALDAIPAEAKASGDAGFKALIEGVDLTERAMLSALERHGVKKLAPEGEKFDPNFHQAMFEVPNPDVPANTVVQVVQPGYSIGDRVLRPAMVGVAKGGPKLAAAEAPVEPGPVNEQAEKDA
- a CDS encoding trimeric intracellular cation channel family protein, with product MNPIALLDYAGVAVFAATGALAASRKQLDIIGFLFLASVTGIGGGTLRDVILNLPVFWVANSGYVLICAVVAVLVFFSAHRVESRWKWLLWLDAIGLAAFSVMGAAKGLAITGSPVVSVITGVLTATFGGILRDLLAGEPSVLLRPEIYVTAALAGAGLYTLGDLAGLPPLASDLAGFAAAFLVRGGALKFGWSFPSYKSRPGRRPEDIP
- a CDS encoding GNAT family N-acetyltransferase, producing MPECDTRPNASSALLAGRNVDSVIKGAALGRIGNLEVRLARNEAEIAAAQEVRYRVFYDELGARKDLVQAHDRRDADRFDPLCDHLLVLDTTLSGPEHRRIVGTYRLLRQEIAATAGGFYSEGEFELTKLIARHPGQRFLELGRSCVLPEYRSKRTIEALWQGIWAYINHYEIGVMTGCASFHGTVPAAHAEALTYLAHHCRTNSAWDVRAVSGRYCSMDLMPIEAVNAKAAIAAMPPLVKGYLRVGARIGDGCVIDREFSTVDVFVVMPVKEIGARYVNYYGGEAQRFAA